The sequence below is a genomic window from Methanocellales archaeon.
TCATTTTATAATCTACTTCCATATTTTTATTATATTTAACCGCTATTATAACCTTTGCTTTTTATATCTCGGCCTTTTTTTAATTGGTCTACATGGTTGACCATAACATACTGTTTTTGGTGGCATATCTCTTGTGACAACTGATCCGGCACCAATGATACAGCCGTCTCCTATGGATATTCCATCTAGGACAATAACGTTTGCACCAATCCATACATCCCGTCCTATTTGTATACCCTTCGCTTCTTCTCCCTGAAATCTCATGGCCTCTCCTAGCGAGTGAATATGACTTGCCGCAGAAATATAGCATAGCCCTGCAATTATTGTGCAATCATTTATACTTACCCCGCCATGTCCTCCAATGAAACAATAAGGACCAACAGTAACCCGATTACCTATCTTAATCCAACCGTCAAAAGATCTTAAAATTGAACCCGTTTTTATCTTGCTTCTAATTCCAATTGATATATGTGAGAGAATATTATCTGTAGCGTCTATCAATACATAGTCTTCAATAACCGTGAATGCCCCTATTTCTACATTTTTTTTACCTATGATATGAGCATGTCTAGATATTTTAGGTTTGAATTCATGATACATAGAGGTCATTTTTTTTCAACTTTAAATCTGGATTTTTCAACTTTAAATCTGGATTTCGAACCTAAAATTGTATATACTAAAGTCAAAACAAATATAAGACCCATATGGTATTGATAAACGTCGATAAAAGCTCCTCTTAATATAGTCTCAATGGAGTCATCCCAATGAATGAAAGATGAAGCTACGATGGTAAATATTAGATAAAGAGAGACTAAAAAATATGGTAATAGGAACCTATTTAGTTTCATTACTTTTTTACTTCTTGTAATTTGTTCTTCTAATTTGTCTATCTTATTGGATAATTCTATGTTATTTTCAATAACCTGTTTATTTTCACTTTTTAATTCTTCAAGAATTACTAATGCTTTTTTATCTGAAGATTTATATTTCTCAGTTTCTGAATAACTTTTGAGAGAGTCGATTGTTTCGTATATGGGAATATCTATTATATCTTCAAATTTTAGCCATGCCTGAATACATTTTAAGCTGGTACTTGCTTTATTATCCCATGGATATTCTGCATTATTTTTTTCTAATTGTTGTTCACGTAATGAATTTTGGATGAAAATTATCGATTTAAATATGAGTGATTCAAGAGAAGTTTTTATTTTACTGTCTGTATAAGGGTCACTTTTTAAGGTGTCTAATACATCCAAAAGTACAGTTGTAGCACTAGCAGTAGTCGCGAGGTCTACCCAACACCCGTCATTTTGTAGTTTTTCAATGCGCTGTATAAGGGATAATAGGTGATCTTTATACCCGATACTAATCGAGGCTTTTAAATAGACTATCAAATCAATTTCGCTCAAATTCTTAACATCCAGAGATGATAGAATCTGTTGAAGTTCCAATTTTTCATCGACTGTTATTAAATTAATTTCGTTTAGTATTTGGTAGGCAAGGGCTCTTTCTCTGTCTTCAAAGCCCGCTATGTGACCACGAACCCAATTGAGGGTTCTTTTGGTTTCTTCGGAAGTAGTACCAAGATATGTAGCTCTTAGCCACAAAAAAGCACAAGTAACTCCAAAAACTTCATCATAAGATCCGTCTCGATCATGCTCATTCGCAAGTTTAAATACTCTCTCGAGTGTATTCAAATCAAAATGAGATTCTACCTCCTTTAATTGATTTAGAATTTGTAAAGATTCAATAGTGCTCCAAAAACTCCCATCAATGTATCCCTTATTTAGTTCATTTTGAATTTTAATTTCGCAGTCATATAACAGTCTAAGCGCGTATCTCTCTCTGCCCGCCACAAAAAATTTATATAATGATTGATCTGTTTTGTCAATCCCCATTAGTTTCATTTTACCTTCAAGTACAAAGTTTTCTATCAACGAATAGAGTTCTTTTCCAACGGTTTTTTTGTCTATAAAAGGATCAAAAATTAGTATAGTATGAACGCCAGTTTCAATATTTTTCTTTAAAATAGCCAAGTCTTGATCAATGTCATAGACTTTAAAAGGATATTTTTGAGATTTAAGACACTCAATAAAATACTCAAATGCAACGCTAGTGTTTTTGGAATCTTTCAATATGGCCGTGTTATGTTTTCCTTCTACGATATATGTTAAAATATTTTGTAAGAATTTTGTTTGTTTCTGCCAATCAAGAGTTAAAGATGATAGTATTATTCGATATGGTTTAGATTCCTTAGAACTTAAAAAAAGGGGTCTTTGAACACCATTGGCATCATTATCGTAAAGTAATATATCCCATTCAGAATTATCCACTTGATCCCAATAATGCCAATATACTCCTCTTAAACTACGATATGATAGACATTGTTTTTTGATTTGAGCTATATCTATCTCATTTGGATAGAGAAAACCAACATGTGTTTTTGTTATAGCAGTTGAGAATAGTTCTCCATCGGAAGATTTTTCATTTTTAAACCTTTCTATCGGCTGTACAGACTTCAAGGGGGGAGGGAGAAACTCAAGGGTTGTGTTTTTTGTTTGGGCAAGTCGTAACTGATGAAGAATTAAACCCCCCTTTCCTCCTTCCAAAAAGCTTGAAAAAGCATTCATAAATTCAGGTGTAAATATCTCTTCACGTATAGTTTTGTCATTAAGGGCATTTGACGCGAAAATGATCGCATCAAACGTTTGTCGGTTTAAATTAGAAGCGAGGTCGTCTATATTTTGCGCGGTATATAAAACCACATTGTAATCGAGTTCTTCGATAAGTGGTCTGGCGTCAGCATACCCGTAATGTGACATCTCTGATTGATTCTGGACCAACGCTATATTCCACATATTTTCCACCTCTTTGATTAAGAATTATAACAAAATTTGCATCCAGCCGCAATTGCCTTTTATTTTAGCTGACAGTTATAGATAAAAAAAACGGTGTCAAGTTAAAAAGGTTTTCCCTCAAAGTCTAAATCAGATTTTCACCTCAAACCAATCATGGAATTTGCTTTGCTTTAGCTCATCAATGCTGGCTATCTTAACTCTCAGGTCTTTGTCTGGCTTTTCCTTTCTCAAGCGAAATATTGTTTTTAAAGCCACTTGAATTATCTTTTTCTTTGCCACCTCATCGCTGGCTATCTCATAAATGACATTCGAGTATTCAAGGTTCTTCCTAATGTTCTTTTCTATCTGTTCCTTGGTTGAGCGGTGCTCGATCTCGATCCTCACTTCTTCTCCATCCTTCTCAGCAACGAGATCAGTATAACCACGATGGCTTTCGCTCAAATCTGTCTCTATTTCATCTTCCTTTCTTACCTTGTAGCCTTCTGGCTCAAGCCACTCCTTTATTATTTCCAGAGCTACAGATCTTGATAACTTTCCTCCGCCTCCCAGTTCGTTTATTGCCCTATCAGAAGGCATATCAAATTTCTCAGCAAAGGCTATTTCTCCCCACTGAGAGAGCCAGTAGCAAAAGCTTCTCCCTCTTTTTGTGAATTCAACCAATCCCTTACCCTCTGGTGGCAATTTTGATAGTTCATAGAACTTCTTCTTGAACTCAGAGTAATGGCGGGTTGAAGCTCCCATTAACTTTAATTTCTTGTTTGCCTCCTCAAAAATATCTGAAGCGTAATAGTTCCCAGTTCCAATGGCCCAGAGAATTGCCTTATCAAGATAATCCATTAAGGCGATTA
It includes:
- a CDS encoding acyltransferase, with protein sequence MTSMYHEFKPKISRHAHIIGKKNVEIGAFTVIEDYVLIDATDNILSHISIGIRSKIKTGSILRSFDGWIKIGNRVTVGPYCFIGGHGGVSINDCTIIAGLCYISAASHIHSLGEAMRFQGEEAKGIQIGRDVWIGANVIVLDGISIGDGCIIGAGSVVTRDMPPKTVCYGQPCRPIKKRPRYKKQRL